The genomic segment ATGATGTAACCTTCATGATACCTGCCTACAATGAGGAGGGATCCATTGGGGAACTCCTTGACAGGATAATGATGCTCTACCCTGACGCTGAGATCATCGTGGTTGATAACAACTCCTCTGACAGGACTGCTGAGATTGCAGCATCACGTGGTGTCAGGGTCATCTTTGAGGGGAGGCAGGGGAAGACGAATGCCATGCTCGCAGCCTTCAGGAATGTGAGGACGGAGTATGCCATTATGATGGACGCCGACTGCACATACTCTCCTGAGGATTCAGCACTCCTGATAGATGTGCTTAAGGATAGGGGTGCTGATGTGGTCCTCGGTTCAAGACTGAGGGGGGAAATGGAGGATGGTGCAATATCCAGTCTCAACAGGATCGGGAACCATATACTGAGCTTCACAGCCACCATCCTGTACAACCCGGTGAGTGATGTCTGCACCGGGCACTGGGCCTTCAGGAGGAGGGCCATAGATTACCTCCTAGAGAGGGGATTGAAGTATCCTGGATTCGAACTGGAGGCGGAGATGTTCTCAAAACTTGCAAGGTCAGACCTCAGGATGGTCGAGGTCCCCATTTCCTACAGGAGGAGGTCCGATGAACCCAAGCTTTCATCCCTCCCTGATGGTTTCAGAATCTTCAAGACGCTCATCTTTGAGAGGTTAAGATAATGGTGTTTCGATGAAAATAGTGATCATTGCTCATCATTTTTATCCTTTCATAGGTGGTCTTGAGGAGGTAGCGTTTCAACAGGCCAAGGGACTTGTTAAGAGGGGTCATGATGTCACTGTAATTACAAGCAACATTGGTAACCAGACAAAGTTGAAAAAAATAGAGAACTACGGTGGCATAACTGTTTATAGGGTCTCTGCAAGTGATTTTTTATATCGTAACTTTGATATACCCCAGCCACTTTTTAATTTATTTGAGCTCAAAAAAATTTTAAAAAAATTTATTCAGGAAGCTGATGTTGTCCATGTCCATGATAGGTATTATGTGAGTTCCCTTTTTGCCACTAAGATCGCGAAAAAATTGGGTAAACCAGTT from the Methanothermobacter sp. K4 genome contains:
- a CDS encoding glycosyltransferase family 2 protein, whose product is MIPAYNEEGSIGELLDRIMMLYPDAEIIVVDNNSSDRTAEIAASRGVRVIFEGRQGKTNAMLAAFRNVRTEYAIMMDADCTYSPEDSALLIDVLKDRGADVVLGSRLRGEMEDGAISSLNRIGNHILSFTATILYNPVSDVCTGHWAFRRRAIDYLLERGLKYPGFELEAEMFSKLARSDLRMVEVPISYRRRSDEPKLSSLPDGFRIFKTLIFERLR